Proteins from a genomic interval of Cupriavidus sp. WKF15:
- a CDS encoding transcriptional regulator: MNEISQMPVSMPEAGSYVVTLQPVSFFRQSEQVDLEGVWMLTELIASDGCWLAPIPVEASHGIVMDGNHRLRAAMRLGLKRLPCIQLCYGDPRVCVRDWNSGKPFDAGCILRTVACGGLLPHKSTRHFFEPSLPGTSIPLGRLRD, from the coding sequence ATGAACGAGATCTCGCAGATGCCCGTGTCGATGCCGGAAGCCGGCAGCTATGTCGTCACCCTGCAGCCGGTATCCTTTTTCCGGCAGTCAGAGCAGGTCGACCTGGAGGGGGTATGGATGCTCACCGAGCTGATCGCCAGCGACGGTTGCTGGCTGGCGCCCATCCCGGTGGAGGCATCGCACGGCATCGTGATGGACGGAAATCACCGCTTGCGTGCCGCCATGCGCCTTGGGCTCAAGCGCTTGCCATGCATCCAGCTGTGCTATGGCGATCCGCGCGTTTGCGTGCGCGACTGGAACTCGGGGAAGCCATTCGATGCCGGTTGCATCCTGCGAACCGTGGCTTGCGGCGGGCTTCTTCCGCACAAGAGCACGCGGCATTTCTTCGAGCCATCGCTGCCGGGAACGTCGATTCCCTTGGGACGACTGAGGGATTAG
- a CDS encoding TonB-dependent siderophore receptor: MPVSGQTAAAIRSNIIRRPRLPSPATPCPALPSARALAPSLAVAGLLALANIDPVLAQDAGNAPAQTLPEVRVTADASPEDLPAPYAGGQVARGARLGVLGNTSIMKAPFNVSSYTAQMIQDQQSPTVADAVNKDPSVRFTGLPGGNIDNFYIRGFPVGEGNTGEIAFDGLYGVAPNYRVFTDYVERVEVIKGPAAMLYGMSPNSGVGGVINIVPKRAHEDLASVTASYASDTQLGGHVDVSRRFGESREWGVRFNGSYYQGDTPMDNQSRQAAIGALSLDYQGKRLRASLDVIGQQEKLDAPGRAFIMGPGLQSIPGAPDGRRNVTQPWEWTRGTDESLLFRTEYDITDQLTVFADAGGGWTQLSRLFGTTPQILNAQGDTLSTPTYYKFKVDRATYDAGLRGRFHTGPVRHAVTFQASAYADSLDRANTTGTPVASNLYNPVGRPAQDLPAPASVPRVSDNDQTGFSLADTLSALDDRVLLTLGVRQQRIRSRNFSPAGAVTSSYDESATTPMAGLVVQPWKRVSFYANYIQGLSKGDVAPPTASNSGQVFAPYKTRQYEVGTKVDLGRFTATLAAFQITKPSGQLTGNVFSINGEQRNRGLELNLFGEAAPGVRLLGGVALIDGEITESGTPAAVGKTAIGVPRVQANLGAEWDLPWVAGLTVTGAMIYTDRQYVNQLNTASLPSWTKFDVGARYRTRIAGKATTLRANILNVFDRDYWSGVTSWGGFSQAAPRTVLLSATVEF; encoded by the coding sequence ATGCCGGTCTCCGGTCAGACTGCCGCAGCAATCCGCAGCAACATCATCAGAAGACCACGCCTGCCGTCGCCAGCCACCCCCTGTCCGGCTCTGCCGTCGGCACGTGCGCTGGCACCATCGCTGGCGGTAGCCGGCCTGCTGGCGTTGGCCAACATCGATCCCGTGCTGGCTCAGGATGCCGGCAACGCTCCTGCGCAGACGCTGCCGGAGGTCCGGGTAACGGCCGACGCTTCGCCGGAAGACCTGCCGGCGCCGTATGCGGGCGGCCAGGTCGCGCGTGGTGCGCGCCTCGGCGTGCTAGGCAACACCAGCATCATGAAGGCGCCATTCAACGTCAGCAGCTACACCGCGCAGATGATCCAGGACCAGCAGTCGCCGACCGTGGCCGACGCGGTCAACAAGGACCCATCGGTGCGTTTCACCGGCTTGCCCGGCGGCAATATCGACAACTTCTACATCCGCGGCTTCCCTGTCGGCGAAGGCAACACCGGCGAAATCGCCTTCGACGGCCTGTACGGCGTGGCGCCGAACTACCGCGTCTTCACCGACTATGTGGAACGCGTGGAAGTCATCAAGGGTCCGGCCGCCATGCTGTATGGCATGTCCCCCAACAGCGGCGTCGGCGGCGTGATCAACATCGTGCCCAAGCGCGCGCACGAGGACCTGGCTTCCGTGACGGCCAGCTACGCATCGGACACGCAGTTGGGTGGACACGTAGACGTGAGCCGCCGCTTCGGCGAGTCGCGCGAATGGGGCGTGCGCTTCAACGGCAGCTACTACCAGGGCGACACGCCCATGGACAACCAGTCTCGCCAGGCCGCCATCGGCGCATTGTCCCTGGACTATCAGGGCAAGCGGCTGCGCGCTTCGCTGGACGTGATCGGCCAGCAGGAAAAGCTCGATGCGCCGGGCCGCGCCTTCATCATGGGGCCCGGGCTGCAGTCCATCCCCGGGGCACCGGACGGCAGGCGCAATGTCACGCAGCCGTGGGAGTGGACGCGCGGCACCGACGAATCGCTGCTGTTCCGCACGGAATACGACATCACCGACCAGCTCACCGTCTTCGCCGATGCCGGCGGCGGCTGGACGCAGCTTTCGCGGCTGTTCGGCACCACGCCGCAGATCCTCAACGCGCAGGGCGATACGCTGAGCACGCCCACCTACTACAAGTTCAAGGTCGATCGCGCCACGTACGATGCCGGCCTGCGCGGCCGCTTCCACACCGGCCCCGTGCGCCATGCCGTGACTTTCCAGGCTAGCGCCTACGCCGACAGCCTGGACCGCGCCAACACCACCGGCACGCCAGTGGCATCGAACCTCTACAACCCGGTGGGGCGGCCGGCCCAGGACCTGCCCGCGCCGGCCAGCGTGCCCAGGGTCTCTGACAACGACCAGACCGGCTTCTCGCTGGCCGACACCCTATCCGCCCTGGACGACCGCGTGCTGCTGACGCTGGGCGTGCGCCAGCAACGCATCCGCTCGCGCAACTTCAGTCCGGCAGGCGCGGTGACCTCGTCCTACGACGAAAGCGCCACCACGCCGATGGCTGGCCTGGTGGTGCAGCCGTGGAAGCGAGTGTCCTTCTACGCCAACTACATCCAGGGCCTGAGCAAGGGCGATGTGGCGCCGCCAACCGCCAGCAATTCGGGCCAGGTGTTCGCGCCGTACAAGACCCGGCAGTATGAGGTCGGCACCAAGGTGGATCTCGGGCGCTTTACCGCCACGCTCGCCGCGTTCCAGATCACCAAGCCGAGCGGCCAGCTGACCGGCAACGTGTTCTCGATCAACGGCGAACAACGCAATCGCGGCCTGGAGCTGAACCTCTTTGGCGAGGCCGCGCCCGGCGTGCGGCTGCTTGGCGGCGTGGCGCTGATCGACGGCGAGATTACCGAGTCCGGCACGCCGGCGGCGGTTGGCAAGACCGCCATCGGCGTGCCAAGGGTGCAGGCCAACCTGGGCGCGGAATGGGACCTGCCGTGGGTGGCGGGCCTGACCGTGACCGGCGCCATGATCTACACGGACCGGCAATACGTGAACCAGCTCAACACGGCCAGCCTGCCGTCGTGGACCAAGTTCGACGTGGGGGCCCGCTACCGCACGCGCATCGCCGGCAAGGCCACCACCTTGCGCGCCAACATCCTCAATGTGTTCGACCGGGACTACTGGTCGGGCGTCACCTCCTGGGGCGGCTTCTCGCAGGCCGCCCCGCGCACGGTGCTGCTGTCCGCCACGGTCGAGTTCTGA
- a CDS encoding Y4yA family PLP-dependent enzyme: MWIDHESVPTVPETYRTHPPTQLPPFWDPVIARMLRTSPQSLVAAVERYGSPLNVIWPHALHNNVGALRAVLAAHGVRSDIFYGAKVNKSQALVKAAVMAGAGIDVSSHYELRDALRASADPLRLCATGPAKTAAFHDQLLARGALVSVDSIEELDDLQACLRQQPPGRRARVLLRYRPSSARASRFGMDADTVAQCLRSVAAATDRLAIEGFHFHLGGYAWEARAQAFRELLPFVDAAASMGLPLKMIDIGGGLPVRYVDPEVCAEFLRSQRPEHYRNGTVPPSFYPYGGDLDAATWLDLFLNAPCVADQTIAAWLRKRAITLALEPGRSLADQAGITVFRVTRSKALGNGHHVVFVEGSSFSACETWFASEFLSDPAVVSAGALPAQGTPPTQAYIAGHSCLDEDVLTNRLLTFAALPRPGDLLVYANTAGYQMDLLENEFHRHPMPRRVVAQCNEAGHVCFSLDQ; encoded by the coding sequence ATGTGGATCGACCATGAATCCGTACCCACCGTGCCGGAAACATACCGGACCCACCCGCCCACGCAATTGCCGCCATTCTGGGACCCGGTGATCGCGCGGATGCTCCGCACCTCGCCGCAGTCGCTGGTGGCGGCCGTGGAGCGATATGGTTCTCCGCTGAACGTGATCTGGCCACACGCTCTGCACAACAACGTCGGGGCGCTGCGTGCCGTGCTGGCGGCGCATGGCGTGCGAAGCGATATCTTCTACGGCGCCAAGGTCAACAAGTCGCAGGCACTGGTAAAGGCAGCGGTGATGGCAGGCGCGGGCATCGATGTGTCCAGCCACTATGAACTGCGCGATGCCCTTCGCGCCAGCGCAGACCCGCTGCGCCTGTGTGCCACCGGACCCGCAAAGACGGCGGCATTCCACGACCAGTTGCTTGCGCGCGGCGCGCTGGTCTCGGTGGACTCCATCGAGGAGCTGGATGACCTGCAGGCCTGTCTGCGGCAGCAGCCGCCTGGCCGGCGCGCGCGCGTGCTGCTGCGCTACCGTCCGTCCTCGGCCCGCGCCAGCCGCTTTGGCATGGATGCGGATACCGTGGCACAGTGCCTGCGCAGCGTTGCCGCTGCGACCGACCGGCTGGCTATCGAAGGCTTTCACTTCCATCTGGGCGGCTACGCCTGGGAAGCCAGGGCGCAGGCGTTCCGCGAATTGCTCCCCTTCGTGGATGCCGCAGCCTCCATGGGGTTGCCCCTCAAGATGATCGACATCGGTGGCGGCCTGCCGGTGCGCTATGTGGATCCCGAGGTCTGCGCCGAATTCCTGCGGTCGCAGCGGCCGGAACACTACCGCAATGGCACCGTGCCGCCTTCGTTCTATCCGTATGGCGGGGATCTCGATGCCGCCACCTGGCTGGATCTTTTTCTCAACGCACCGTGCGTGGCAGACCAGACGATTGCGGCGTGGCTGCGCAAGCGCGCCATCACGCTGGCGCTCGAGCCCGGCCGCAGCCTTGCGGACCAGGCAGGCATCACCGTATTCCGCGTCACGCGCAGCAAGGCACTCGGCAATGGCCATCATGTCGTGTTCGTGGAAGGCAGCAGCTTCAGTGCCTGCGAGACCTGGTTTGCCTCCGAGTTCCTGTCCGATCCTGCCGTAGTCAGCGCCGGCGCGCTGCCGGCGCAAGGCACCCCGCCCACGCAGGCCTATATCGCCGGCCACAGCTGCCTGGACGAAGACGTGCTGACCAACCGCCTGCTGACTTTCGCCGCCTTGCCCCGCCCCGGCGACCTGCTGGTGTACGCCAACACCGCCGGCTACCAGATGGATCTGCTGGAAAACGAGTTCCACCGCCATCCCATGCCACGGCGCGTGGTTGCGCAGTGCAATGAAGCGGGCCACGTGTGCTTCTCCCTCGACCAATGA
- a CDS encoding cysteine synthase family protein — MILRKVSDLIGNTPMLGIPVPEKDSVLLLKVEKNNPGGSMKDRMARNMVLAALKSGRLRPNGVIVESSSGNTGIGLALAAIEFGLRFIAVVDHHAAQDKIAVMRALGAEIRYVRGDFEENEVAVVERQRLAAEIAAQVPGAVFMNQSDNAANAGGYLEFVRETFAQAGVVNAFVGCVGTGGSMTGIARGVKQFNPAAVTIAVEPSGSIVFGMPGHPYYQSGTGTPQGDTVGLVLDYSCIDMGVQVTDSQAFETARYLARQTGLLVGGSTGGAIYKALEAIHDDQVRGNVVVPVADGGEKYLHTVFDEDWLRARNLLDAQVWRRLDAWLGKACNHEAAPNVLRLNAA; from the coding sequence ATGATCCTGAGGAAAGTGTCTGACCTGATCGGCAACACGCCCATGCTGGGCATCCCCGTCCCTGAAAAAGATTCGGTGCTGTTGCTGAAGGTGGAAAAAAACAATCCCGGCGGCAGCATGAAGGACCGCATGGCCCGCAACATGGTGCTGGCGGCGCTGAAGTCCGGCCGGCTCCGGCCGAACGGCGTGATCGTCGAGTCTTCGTCCGGCAACACGGGCATCGGCCTGGCGCTGGCCGCCATCGAGTTCGGCCTGCGCTTCATTGCCGTGGTGGATCACCATGCCGCCCAGGACAAGATCGCGGTAATGCGTGCGCTGGGCGCGGAGATCCGCTACGTGCGGGGCGATTTCGAAGAGAACGAGGTGGCTGTGGTGGAACGTCAGCGCCTGGCTGCGGAGATCGCCGCGCAGGTCCCGGGCGCAGTGTTCATGAACCAGTCGGACAATGCAGCCAATGCGGGCGGCTACCTGGAGTTCGTTCGCGAAACCTTCGCCCAGGCCGGGGTTGTCAATGCCTTTGTCGGCTGCGTCGGCACCGGGGGCTCGATGACCGGCATCGCGCGCGGCGTGAAGCAGTTCAACCCCGCGGCGGTAACCATTGCTGTCGAGCCGTCCGGCTCCATCGTGTTCGGCATGCCGGGCCACCCCTACTACCAGTCCGGCACGGGCACGCCGCAGGGCGACACGGTTGGCCTGGTGCTCGACTACAGCTGCATCGACATGGGCGTGCAGGTAACCGACTCGCAGGCCTTCGAGACCGCGCGCTACCTGGCTCGCCAGACCGGCCTGCTGGTGGGCGGCTCTACCGGCGGTGCCATCTACAAGGCACTGGAAGCCATTCATGACGACCAGGTCCGCGGCAACGTGGTGGTGCCCGTCGCCGACGGCGGCGAAAAGTACTTGCACACGGTCTTCGATGAAGACTGGCTGCGCGCGCGCAACCTGCTCGACGCGCAAGTCTGGCGGCGCCTTGACGCCTGGCTCGGCAAGGCCTGCAACCACGAGGCAGCCCCGAACGTCCTGCGCCTGAACGCCGCATGA